A window from Herbaspirillum sp. meg3 encodes these proteins:
- a CDS encoding efflux RND transporter periplasmic adaptor subunit translates to MKFAHHRRTTSPLHPRSPVLLPLVLAVTLALAACQKPAPVADAPREVVVLPAQTDSGAQLLTLPGEVQSRFSTPMSFRIAGQVIERRVHLGDTVRKGDVVARLDPADAEHNAASAEADLASAREHFDAAEKQLQRDTLQARDKLISALQLEQTQDAYAAAKAQLKGATARAAVAGNQRNYTRLIAEHDGVISAEQANTGEVLAAGQPVFSLAWSGATDVTTEVSESQVAKIRVGAPATVKLTALPDQKLTGRVREVSPAADPQSRTFRVKVTLETQNPSLRLGMSGEVSINTSTQEKTASSGTTVIPATALFHQGNRPAVWIVRPADGKLELRPVIVSAYGERSVTLSDGVAGGEKIVVQGVHTLTAGEKVKPIAPLHAEDFAL, encoded by the coding sequence GTGAAGTTTGCTCATCATCGCCGTACCACCTCCCCCCTCCATCCACGTTCTCCGGTCCTGCTGCCGTTGGTGCTGGCCGTCACGCTGGCACTGGCCGCGTGTCAAAAACCGGCCCCGGTCGCCGATGCGCCGCGTGAAGTCGTCGTCCTGCCCGCACAAACCGATAGCGGCGCACAATTGCTGACCTTGCCGGGTGAAGTGCAGTCGCGCTTCTCGACGCCGATGTCATTCCGCATTGCCGGGCAAGTCATCGAACGCCGCGTGCATCTGGGCGATACCGTGCGCAAGGGTGATGTCGTGGCGCGTCTTGATCCGGCCGACGCCGAACACAACGCCGCCAGTGCAGAAGCCGACCTGGCCTCTGCGCGTGAGCATTTCGACGCCGCCGAAAAGCAGTTGCAACGCGACACCCTGCAAGCTCGCGACAAACTGATCAGCGCGCTGCAACTGGAACAAACCCAGGATGCCTATGCCGCCGCCAAGGCGCAGCTTAAAGGCGCAACGGCACGCGCTGCCGTGGCCGGCAACCAGCGCAATTACACCCGCCTGATCGCGGAACACGATGGCGTCATCAGCGCAGAACAAGCCAACACCGGCGAAGTGCTGGCTGCCGGACAACCGGTGTTTTCGCTGGCATGGTCGGGCGCCACGGATGTTACGACCGAGGTCTCCGAAAGCCAGGTAGCGAAGATCCGCGTGGGTGCACCGGCCACGGTCAAACTGACTGCGCTGCCTGATCAGAAATTGACCGGCCGCGTGCGCGAAGTCAGCCCCGCCGCCGATCCGCAAAGCCGCACCTTCCGCGTCAAGGTGACGCTGGAGACACAGAATCCTTCCCTGCGTCTGGGCATGAGCGGCGAAGTCTCCATCAATACATCTACGCAAGAAAAGACGGCATCCAGCGGCACGACCGTCATCCCGGCCACCGCGCTGTTCCATCAGGGAAATCGTCCGGCGGTATGGATCGTGCGGCCTGCCGACGGCAAACTGGAACTGCGTCCGGTCATCGTCAGCGCTTACGGCGAACGCAGTGTCACGCTGAGCGACGGCGTCGCCGGGGGTGAAAAGATCGTGGTTCAGGGCGTGCATACGCTGACCGCCGGCGAGAAGGTGAAGCCGATCGCGCCGCTGCATGCTGAGGACTTCGCACTATGA
- a CDS encoding TetR/AcrR family transcriptional regulator, whose protein sequence is MSKAMTTANAKLVAKTEIPSAGRQRLSREQSREQTRQRLLEASHAVFVQKGFTLASVEDITAAAGYTRGAFYSNFSDKTELFFELLRRESADIDLEFHRLFQSPVIDPIALMEKISGYYSTLYRDDMCSQLWMEAKIVAMRDEKFRAKLSIFLRERHQQIAEFVEIFARLTNTPSIAPAHQIAIGLMALCEGVCFAHRCDPERIDDKTAEAVMSLFLKATIAMPHATTAPPAAVGTKFEDTSAKRPAVKRK, encoded by the coding sequence ATGAGCAAAGCCATGACCACCGCCAACGCCAAATTAGTTGCCAAAACGGAAATCCCGTCCGCAGGACGCCAGCGCCTGAGCCGCGAGCAAAGCCGCGAGCAGACGCGCCAACGCCTGCTGGAGGCATCGCATGCCGTGTTCGTTCAAAAGGGATTCACGCTGGCAAGTGTGGAAGACATCACCGCCGCCGCCGGTTATACGCGGGGTGCGTTCTATTCCAACTTCAGCGACAAGACCGAGTTGTTTTTTGAGTTGTTGCGTCGGGAGAGCGCGGACATCGATCTGGAATTTCACCGTCTGTTCCAGTCGCCGGTAATCGATCCGATCGCGCTGATGGAAAAGATTTCCGGTTACTACAGCACACTGTACCGCGATGACATGTGCAGCCAGCTGTGGATGGAAGCCAAGATCGTCGCCATGCGCGATGAAAAATTCCGCGCCAAACTGAGCATCTTCCTGCGTGAGCGCCACCAACAGATCGCCGAGTTTGTCGAGATCTTCGCGCGTCTGACCAATACACCATCGATCGCACCGGCACACCAGATAGCAATCGGTCTGATGGCCTTGTGCGAGGGCGTGTGCTTCGCCCATCGCTGTGATCCGGAACGCATCGACGACAAGACCGCCGAGGCAGTCATGTCACTGTTTCTCAAAGCGACGATTGCGATGCCGCATGCGACCACAGCTCCGCCGGCGGCAGTAGGTACAAAATTCGAGGATACGTCTGCAAAGCGGCCGGCGGTGAAGCGCAAGTAA
- a CDS encoding cytochrome c family protein, which yields MKYLHRKHFHRAALAAAIALSAVSVSMSAMAQDVNAGKLVFAQCAACHTVTAANGIGPGLLGIVGRKSAASPGFRYSPALKRANLTWDEKNLDAYIADPQKLLPGNVMPFSGIADAKQRADLIAYLNSVK from the coding sequence ATGAAGTATTTACACCGGAAGCATTTCCACCGCGCAGCGCTCGCTGCTGCAATCGCACTGTCGGCAGTATCCGTGTCGATGTCGGCCATGGCGCAAGACGTCAACGCCGGCAAACTGGTCTTCGCGCAATGCGCCGCCTGCCACACCGTTACCGCGGCCAACGGCATCGGTCCCGGTCTGCTGGGTATCGTCGGCCGCAAGTCGGCAGCGTCGCCGGGCTTTCGCTACAGCCCGGCGCTCAAGCGCGCCAATCTGACGTGGGATGAAAAAAATCTGGACGCCTACATCGCCGATCCGCAGAAGCTGTTGCCGGGCAACGTCATGCCGTTCTCGGGCATCGCCGACGCCAAGCAACGCGCGGATCTGATTGCGTACCTGAATAGTGTGAAATAA
- a CDS encoding GMC family oxidoreductase, giving the protein MIKKLEKRTVVIVGGGLTAGLVSRQLTAQGIDVLVLERGGDHSNGAEAKLPSQRDELRWDVRQGLVQKWNVQTYTLRHSRSDTSLPVRWMEAFLPGEGMGGAANHWNGHTWRWAEYDPTLRTHYTNRYGAKAIPANMPLQDWGVTYKEMEPYHDLFEKLFGISGKAGNINGKKQAGGNPFEAPRRGEYPQKPLEITEAGTVFRQTAEKMGYHPFPTPAANSSGVYTNPDGQKLGQCQYCGHCERFICEAQAKASPEVLLYPMLKERKGFEIRLNSHVLGVNYDAQTKRVTGVRYLDLRNGQEYEQPADVVVLGAFTMTNTKLLLLDKIGTPYDPVTGKGVVGKNFCYQTTSAVNVFMKDRWTNPFLSTGSTGTVIDDFNNDNFDHTGLGFLGGGMISANMFSGRPIVARRLPPGTPRWGTKWKQANVDWYAHSFGMSIQGSCYPNTENFLDLDPVYKDAYGQPLVRMTFDWRENETKMSAYVTKKMEDIAKAMGADIVGPAVPRKSPFDIRAYQTTHITGGTPMGTDPAHSVVSPRLQHWDAQNLFVVGASVFQHNSGYNPTGPLAALAVRLGDDLVRYVQRPRML; this is encoded by the coding sequence ATGATAAAAAAACTGGAAAAGCGGACGGTCGTGATCGTCGGCGGCGGGCTCACTGCGGGCCTGGTTTCGCGTCAGCTGACGGCGCAAGGCATCGACGTGCTGGTGCTGGAACGCGGCGGCGATCACAGCAACGGCGCCGAAGCCAAGCTGCCGTCGCAACGCGATGAGCTGCGCTGGGACGTGCGCCAGGGCCTGGTGCAAAAATGGAACGTGCAGACGTACACGCTGCGTCATTCGCGCAGCGACACCTCGCTGCCGGTGCGCTGGATGGAAGCCTTCCTGCCCGGCGAAGGCATGGGCGGCGCCGCCAATCACTGGAACGGCCACACCTGGCGTTGGGCCGAGTATGACCCGACCTTGCGCACGCATTACACCAATCGTTACGGCGCCAAGGCAATCCCTGCCAACATGCCGCTGCAGGACTGGGGCGTCACTTACAAGGAGATGGAGCCTTACCACGACCTGTTTGAGAAGCTGTTCGGCATCTCAGGCAAGGCGGGCAACATCAACGGCAAAAAGCAGGCCGGCGGCAATCCGTTCGAAGCGCCGCGACGCGGCGAGTATCCGCAAAAGCCGCTGGAAATCACCGAAGCCGGCACCGTCTTCAGACAGACTGCGGAGAAGATGGGCTATCACCCGTTCCCGACACCCGCGGCCAATTCCTCCGGCGTCTATACCAATCCGGACGGACAGAAACTCGGCCAATGCCAGTATTGCGGTCACTGCGAACGCTTCATCTGCGAGGCCCAAGCCAAGGCTTCTCCGGAAGTGTTGCTGTACCCGATGCTGAAGGAACGCAAAGGTTTTGAAATACGCCTGAACAGCCATGTGCTCGGCGTCAACTACGACGCGCAGACCAAGCGCGTGACCGGCGTGCGCTATCTCGACCTGCGCAACGGCCAGGAGTATGAACAGCCGGCCGACGTCGTCGTGCTGGGTGCATTCACCATGACCAACACCAAACTGCTGCTGCTCGACAAGATCGGCACGCCGTATGATCCGGTCACCGGCAAGGGCGTGGTCGGCAAGAACTTCTGTTACCAGACTACCTCTGCTGTGAACGTGTTCATGAAGGATCGCTGGACCAATCCTTTCTTGTCCACCGGCAGCACCGGCACCGTGATCGACGACTTCAACAACGACAACTTCGACCACACCGGCCTGGGCTTCCTTGGTGGCGGCATGATCAGCGCCAACATGTTCAGCGGCCGTCCTATCGTCGCGCGTCGCCTGCCACCAGGTACGCCACGCTGGGGCACCAAGTGGAAGCAGGCCAACGTCGACTGGTATGCGCATTCCTTCGGCATGTCGATCCAGGGCAGCTGCTATCCGAACACGGAAAACTTCCTCGACCTCGATCCGGTGTACAAGGATGCCTACGGCCAGCCGCTGGTGCGCATGACTTTCGACTGGCGCGAGAACGAGACCAAGATGTCAGCCTACGTCACCAAGAAGATGGAAGACATCGCCAAGGCGATGGGCGCCGACATCGTCGGACCGGCGGTGCCGCGCAAGAGCCCGTTCGATATTCGCGCCTATCAGACCACGCACATCACCGGCGGCACGCCAATGGGTACGGATCCGGCGCACAGCGTCGTCTCGCCGCGTCTGCAGCACTGGGATGCGCAGAATCTGTTCGTGGTCGGCGCTTCGGTGTTCCAGCACAATTCGGGCTACAACCCGACAGGTCCGCTGGCGGCGCTGGCAGTCCGCCTGGGTGACGATCTGGTGCGCTACGTGCAGCGTCCGCGCATGCTGTGA
- a CDS encoding gluconate 2-dehydrogenase subunit 3 family protein encodes MSDDNTQPPPRRHFLRQVITVAGTASLSSPLAVGTGAGAAIAATAASAADAPAAAATPATSPGLIGYESFSADEAAFVETMVNIMCPADQFTPNGVDCGLAIFIDRQLSGAYGKGAGRYMSGPWLQGKPQLGLQLPLTPEQFFKAGVEAANRQAIKKFGKAFDQLAPADADAFLAAIADGKVVDEDTPLGSWFNELMYPLFTQACYADPLYGGNNNKVFWKMLGYPGLPATHTLDMVNYRGKPFPGAKDPKSILDFS; translated from the coding sequence ATGAGTGACGACAACACCCAACCACCACCACGGCGGCATTTTCTGCGACAGGTCATCACTGTTGCAGGCACTGCATCGCTATCTTCTCCACTGGCAGTCGGCACCGGAGCCGGTGCAGCGATCGCGGCCACCGCTGCAAGCGCTGCCGATGCACCTGCCGCAGCTGCAACTCCGGCCACCTCGCCAGGCCTGATCGGCTACGAAAGCTTCAGCGCCGATGAAGCCGCTTTCGTCGAAACTATGGTCAACATCATGTGCCCAGCCGATCAGTTCACTCCCAACGGCGTCGACTGCGGCCTGGCGATTTTCATCGACCGCCAATTAAGCGGTGCTTACGGCAAAGGCGCCGGCCGCTACATGAGCGGCCCATGGCTGCAAGGCAAACCGCAACTCGGCCTGCAGTTGCCGCTCACGCCCGAGCAGTTCTTCAAGGCCGGCGTGGAAGCCGCCAACCGCCAGGCCATCAAGAAATTTGGTAAAGCCTTCGACCAGTTGGCGCCGGCAGATGCCGATGCTTTCCTCGCCGCCATTGCCGACGGCAAAGTGGTCGACGAAGACACCCCGCTGGGTTCCTGGTTCAATGAACTGATGTATCCCTTGTTCACGCAAGCCTGTTACGCCGACCCGCTATACGGCGGCAACAACAACAAGGTGTTCTGGAAGATGCTCGGTTATCCCGGCTTGCCGGCGACGCACACGCTGGACATGGTGAACTATCGCGGCAAACCCTTCCCCGGTGCGAAAGATCCCAAGTCTATCCTCGACTTCAGCTAA
- a CDS encoding methyl-accepting chemotaxis protein gives MKTLRLTIKSRLALAMAILSVLLLAIGMTGLFGMSTVVKINRELYQVRMPKTVAADNTLLWVGRQRTSLDQAALTTDPAWAQQMYKTEADVGKQALEWWAKYAALPQSEQAKKLVQEVTEGLTKTEKAIDEFRDAIKGGDRQQISDKARVVGTVYTAMQKSGTLLNEYETDAARQNYEDSLNRYENFRMISIAAVAIGLLLAGYSWFSLRRAISRPIEQALKHFDDIAEGDLTQRVHVHSTDEMGQLLTGLSKMQDNLTRTVSTVRTGSDAIATATKEISAGNLDLSSRTEQQAASLEETASSMEELTSTVKHNADNARQASTLAVNASQIASAGNDVVSRVVTTMDEIRDSSTKITEIVGIIDGIAFQTNILALNAAVEAARAGEQGRGFAVVASEVRALAQRSSSAAKEIKDLIMLSVDRVQTGSALAGQAGQTMSEIIGAVQRVTDIMGEISSASSEQSSGIDQVSQAVSQMDEATQQNAALVEQASAAAKSLEQQALSLKDAVSIFKIIEEQRAHQQYAAPTYTSSAAKPVKARNTKSITPLKMSSAASKPLPAATPAIGKSSAVSSNDDWETF, from the coding sequence ATGAAAACCCTCAGACTCACCATCAAGTCCCGCCTTGCACTCGCCATGGCGATTCTCTCCGTCCTGCTTCTCGCCATTGGCATGACCGGTCTGTTCGGCATGTCCACCGTCGTGAAGATCAACCGCGAGCTGTATCAGGTGCGCATGCCCAAGACGGTGGCCGCCGACAATACCTTGCTATGGGTTGGCCGCCAGCGCACCTCGCTGGATCAGGCAGCCTTGACGACTGACCCGGCATGGGCACAGCAGATGTACAAGACGGAAGCGGACGTCGGCAAGCAGGCGCTGGAATGGTGGGCCAAATACGCAGCGCTGCCGCAAAGCGAGCAGGCCAAGAAGCTGGTGCAGGAAGTCACCGAAGGCCTTACCAAGACTGAAAAAGCCATCGATGAATTCCGTGACGCCATCAAGGGCGGCGACCGTCAGCAGATTTCCGACAAGGCGCGTGTGGTCGGCACGGTCTATACCGCGATGCAAAAGAGCGGTACGCTGCTCAACGAATATGAAACCGACGCGGCGCGCCAGAACTATGAGGACTCGCTGAACCGTTACGAAAACTTCCGCATGATTTCGATCGCCGCAGTAGCGATAGGCTTGCTGCTCGCCGGCTACAGCTGGTTCTCGCTGCGCCGTGCGATTTCACGTCCGATCGAACAGGCACTCAAGCATTTCGACGACATTGCCGAAGGCGACCTCACTCAGCGTGTACACGTGCATTCGACCGACGAAATGGGCCAGTTGCTGACCGGCTTATCGAAGATGCAAGACAACCTGACCAGAACCGTTTCTACTGTGCGCACAGGTAGCGACGCCATTGCTACCGCGACCAAGGAAATCAGCGCCGGCAATCTCGACCTGTCCTCACGCACGGAGCAACAAGCGGCCTCGCTGGAAGAAACCGCTTCCAGCATGGAAGAGCTGACCAGCACCGTGAAGCACAATGCCGACAATGCACGCCAGGCATCCACGCTGGCCGTCAATGCTTCGCAGATCGCCAGCGCCGGTAACGATGTTGTCAGCCGCGTCGTGACGACCATGGATGAAATCCGCGATAGCTCCACCAAGATCACCGAAATCGTCGGCATCATCGACGGCATCGCCTTCCAGACCAACATCCTGGCGCTGAACGCAGCGGTGGAAGCCGCCCGCGCCGGCGAACAGGGCCGCGGCTTCGCGGTGGTCGCCAGTGAAGTGCGCGCCCTGGCGCAGCGTTCTTCCAGCGCCGCCAAGGAAATCAAAGACTTGATCATGCTGTCGGTCGACCGCGTGCAAACCGGTTCTGCACTGGCAGGCCAGGCTGGTCAAACCATGAGCGAGATCATCGGCGCGGTACAACGCGTAACCGACATCATGGGAGAAATCTCTTCCGCCTCCAGCGAGCAAAGCTCGGGCATCGATCAGGTCTCGCAAGCCGTCTCGCAAATGGATGAGGCAACCCAGCAAAATGCCGCACTGGTCGAACAAGCCAGCGCCGCCGCCAAGTCGCTGGAACAGCAAGCCTTGTCGCTGAAGGACGCCGTCTCCATTTTCAAGATCATCGAAGAGCAGCGTGCTCATCAACAGTATGCCGCGCCGACGTACACGAGCTCCGCAGCAAAGCCGGTCAAGGCTCGCAACACGAAGTCCATCACGCCACTGAAGATGTCTTCCGCGGCATCGAAACCCTTGCCGGCGGCAACACCCGCCATCGGCAAATCGTCCGCGGTTTCGTCGAACGACGATTGGGAAACCTTCTAA